The DNA window GAAGGGTATGGTGACTGGACGGGGTCACCGGCAGCAGTGGATGCCCGAGGTGACGGTGGCGGCTCACCGGAGTGGGTGCGGTTGCGCCGTGCAGTAGGAATGGCCATAGGGCCTCTATACCTATCAACTATCTacgtgtgcatgtgtgtgggtgTGCGGTGGGTGTGATAGAGATGGCGTGGTGCCTGGCCGAGCCTTGGCTGGCGGTAACCGGCTACCATGGCACTCGGTGGATGGCGGTGCACAGTGGCAGTGAGAGACATAAGCGTAGAAGGGAAAATAAACAGAGGGGAAGGTGGAGGTGGGGTTCTAGGACTCACCTACCTCTCTAATCAACCAATGGCGCAGCAGGGAAGGGGAGGAAGGGAAAGATGTTCTAGAGTACTACAGAGAGGGGGAGAGGAGGAATGGATGGGGAGATGGGGTGTTCCCACCCCTAGCAGAGCTTGTGGTGGAGAGGGCAATGCCAGAGCGTCACCGGCCGAGCCAATTTATAGGCCGGCAATGGCGGCTCCGGCGGCGAGATATTTCTCTTGCCGCGAGCTTATCCATTGGTGTGCACACTCATTTGAATCCCAAAGGCGATTCGCCACAGTGGGATCTTATCCATTCATTGCAGAGGGAGCTTGGTGCTCGTCCACGGTGGTACGGCTAGGGGATGGTCATGCCACCACGTGTCGAGGGAGCAATAGTGAGGGGAGAGAGAAGGAGACGGGAGCTGGTGGGGACGAGAAGCCTCGGGAGAGCGCCGTCGTGCTTATCCACTCGGCGCCAGGGTGAAGCGGGGCATGGCTATGGCGGCGTGGCTGAGGCGAGCGTCGTGATGCGGTATTCACGTCATCTGGAGGTAGACGACAGTGATGGCATGTGGGCCCCATGTGCCAGTGAGTGGGAGAGGCAGCGAGGGAGCAGGGGCGCGAGCTAGGCTGGGGCATGGTGTTGGTCCGGCCCATTGCAGAAGGAagagagaggggaagggagagggctgtTGCGGGCCaaaaggagagggagggagagaagtAGCCCGAGTggcttttctattttccttttcctttttcctagATTTACTATGCTAGGTTTTAAatggttttgaattcaaatttgaaaatGTAAGTATGCAAAGTGTACGAccatcgccctgttcgtttgggcttgtttggcttataagccatggctgaaagtactgttggctgatttggtgtgagagaaaaatactgtttgttggctgataagccatggcttataagccaaatacaaccaagcgaacaggctaaataTGTTCAGCAAGTCCAGCAAACAAGCAACCACACAATGTCACACATGTAGTTTTATTCCTTGGTTGGTCTATTTGTATTAAATTACTTCCTAGGTAAGTTATACTTATTTGTTTTATATAAAGTTTTTTAAAAGGTttaaatttttagtgatttttaaattAGGGTAAAAATTCAGGGTGTTAGACACCACCATGGATCCGCCGGGAgctaggagagggagagggagatcaGCGCCACCACCATGGATCAACCATGCAGAGGGAGAGGGAGCCGGGAGTTTTTGGCTGTCGGTTGAGAGGGAGATGAGTGCTCAAACCCTAACTTCAAGTATTTATACACGAACATAGCTATCGGGCGTTCTGGGCCTCCTGGGCCTCGACATTTTTTCTCAGGCGGGCCTCATCAAAGGTTCGCCTCTGAAATGGAGTTTATTTTCAGACAGTTAATGGATTTACTGAGGCGGTCATTTTTTTGTGATTCCGAAAATGGTATACCCACCTCCAAAAATCACTGTATATTTTAGTTGACGCCTACGCTTGTGCCCGCCTCTGAAAATCCTAGGCCCTGTCTCACAAATCATTTACGTGGTAGTGTATATGCACTTCGAGATGAATTCCTCAAGCTGAGTAGCATTAATTAGTTATTCTATACAAAGCAATGTTCAGATCCCTGCATTCTTCCGTAGCTCTTGGGTGACAGATTTGTTCTTGCGCTTAGTTAGGATATATAAATTTTGAGCCAAGGTTTATGGAGCCATTCCTTGGAGCAAACTGTTATGATAAAATTTGGCCTTTCTTCCGTTATCCACGGTGACGTGGATAAGTTGAAAAGTAAGGTATCCGTGGTGTCGCTGAAGATGCCCATGCCAACCCAAGGTTTAGAGTTGGCCCCGTTTGACAGGGCTTCCCCTTCAGTCTAGGACCCGTTTTCAGCTAAACAGGGTAAAATAAAACGGCTTCACCAGTGAAGCCCCATAAAACATACTCTTACAGAGGATTGGGTGCATGGGATGAAGCTAAAAATAGTGGCTTCACCCGGCTTCACCTCGCCCATGTGCAAACTAGGACAAGAGAGACCTATTTTGCCCCGCTCCAGGCGCACAGGGGCACGCATCCGCTGGGGCTCGCGGTGCCGGCATGGTTGCACACGGCCACCGGGGCACTAGACATGGGTGCGCACGGCCGAAGCGTGTAGGGGCAGGAGCGGTCGCCGGGTTAGAGAAGCCCGTTAAatcgaaggaagaagaaggaataggagaaaaaagaaaaaaagatgggTACTATAGTCATTTTGTACCTTTGTTCTACTAGGAGCGACTGTTTCGCCAAACGGTTAAAAAAACAGCTCTTGCTCTATCGGGAGAGCCATTCGTGGAGCTAAAGCTGAAAAAACGGCTTCACTAAagtggagccgtgccaaacgggtcCTTAGGTATCCATTCTAGCGAAAGCACATGTAGCCTCAAAGCTCATAGATAATATGCTTATATATATAGGTTGTGAATATGTATATATGAttgtactccctctatcccaaattgtaagtATTTCTGtctttctagatacataataaatgCTATGTATGTCCTTGAAGAAATAGTTTGAATTCCAGATATGTTTGGAACAAGGGAAGTAAGTGTGAGTCAACATTTATATCAATGAGTTTGTTTGCGTTTAAAAAAAGAGTTATGTCCTTAAAGAAATAGTTTGAATTACTACAAAGCCGTTAATTAATTAGGAGCACATATACAAAGCAGTCAGTCTCTAGAAACAGGTACACGCAGAGGCCAAGTTAATTAAGCAGAGTGAGCAGGGCGGACATCACTATGCTGCGGCGCCAGGAGCGCGGCAGAGCGGGCAGGTGTCGTGCCCGCGCAGCCACTCGCCGACGCAGGCGGCGTGGAAGTAGTGCATGCACACCGGCAGCACCCGGAGGACGTCGCCGTCGGCCAGCTCCGCCAGGCACGCACCACACGAGCCCTCGCGCCACCCGTCCTCCTTCCTGTACGTGCACACCAGCGGTGGTTCGGCCGCCCGCACCGGCGACATCGCCTCCACGGCTGCGCCGGCCACCGTTGGTGACGGTGCCCTGTCGACCCAGCCTCCAGCTCCGCTGCTCTGCTGCCGCTGACGCACTCTGTTCCCTGGCCCGGCGACGACATCCTCCTCGTCGTTGTCCTTGTGGATCCACAAGCAGAGCAGCCTGAGCAGCAA is part of the Miscanthus floridulus cultivar M001 chromosome 9, ASM1932011v1, whole genome shotgun sequence genome and encodes:
- the LOC136480751 gene encoding RING-H2 finger protein ATL39-like encodes the protein MANHKNNGGGSMYYYGNNPSQTTADEEQFKKTVAIALPVFILVVLLLRLLCLWIHKDNDEEDVVAGPGNRVRQRQQSSGAGGWVDRAPSPTVAGAAVEAMSPVRAAEPPLVCTYRKEDGWREGSCGACLAELADGDVLRVLPVCMHYFHAACVGEWLRGHDTCPLCRAPGAAA